One Fibrobacter sp. UWB2 DNA window includes the following coding sequences:
- a CDS encoding TIGR02147 family protein — MKSSAEKLQPEERLGSIPPKRMSVFEFDDYRAYLRHYFECAQALNRRYSLRSFSDKLGFSSKDFISRVMKGEKSLTPASIAKIVGGLQFDESEAAYFEAMVLFCQASNDDERENYKKRMEEITATYRFTQQMLLTRAYQYEVYSHWYYSAIRSIIGMIGFDGDYDALGARLMPPISGEQARQAVDLLERVGLIKKDAKGNWILNNPAISTGDKVIQQAFINYHKEFIDLAKESISTIPGSERNLSSVTLGISEGSYKKIVKCINEFRKKISMIANEDEDGGRVFQMNIQIFPLSK; from the coding sequence ATGAAATCCAGTGCAGAAAAATTGCAGCCTGAAGAGCGTCTCGGTTCAATCCCTCCGAAGCGCATGTCGGTTTTTGAATTTGATGATTACCGCGCTTATTTGCGGCACTATTTTGAGTGTGCGCAAGCCTTGAACCGCCGTTATTCGCTGCGGAGTTTTTCGGACAAGCTTGGATTTTCGTCCAAGGATTTTATTTCGCGCGTGATGAAGGGCGAAAAGAGCCTCACTCCGGCGAGCATTGCAAAAATTGTCGGTGGATTGCAATTCGATGAAAGCGAGGCTGCGTATTTCGAGGCGATGGTGCTGTTCTGCCAGGCGTCCAACGACGACGAGCGTGAAAATTACAAGAAGCGCATGGAAGAAATCACGGCGACTTACCGTTTCACGCAGCAGATGCTTTTGACTCGCGCATACCAGTATGAAGTTTATTCGCACTGGTACTATTCCGCAATCCGCTCGATTATCGGGATGATTGGTTTTGATGGCGATTACGATGCTCTCGGGGCGCGCTTGATGCCGCCGATTTCTGGAGAGCAGGCGCGGCAGGCGGTGGATTTGCTGGAACGAGTCGGGCTGATCAAGAAGGACGCCAAGGGCAACTGGATTTTGAACAATCCGGCGATTAGCACAGGCGACAAGGTCATCCAGCAGGCGTTTATCAATTACCACAAGGAATTTATTGATTTGGCGAAGGAGTCCATCTCGACGATTCCCGGCAGCGAACGCAACCTCAGCAGTGTGACTCTTGGCATTTCGGAGGGTTCTTACAAGAAAATTGTCAAGTGCATCAATGAGTTCCGCAAAAAAATTTCTATGATTGCTAATGAGGACGAGGACGGTGGCCGCGTTTTCCAGATGAATATCCAGATTTTCCCGTTGTCCAAGTGA
- the nrdG gene encoding anaerobic ribonucleoside-triphosphate reductase activating protein translates to MDEYPPLRIAGIEPESFVDGPGIRLTVFTQGCHHNCPGCQNPQTHDFEGGHFIEREAIITMIKENPLLDGVTFSGGDPMDQAAALIPLAREIKERGLNLVIFTGYTYEQLMKLTPEKPELFELLTFADILIDGPFVMAKKSLDIKFRGSWNQRIIDVQKSLVEGHVVIHQIQLDEMAEHPDREYNT, encoded by the coding sequence ATGGATGAATATCCTCCACTGCGGATTGCAGGGATTGAGCCCGAATCATTCGTGGACGGTCCCGGAATCCGCCTGACTGTGTTTACCCAGGGCTGTCACCACAACTGCCCGGGTTGCCAGAATCCGCAGACTCATGATTTTGAGGGCGGACACTTTATCGAGCGCGAAGCGATCATCACGATGATCAAGGAAAATCCGCTGCTCGATGGTGTGACGTTTAGCGGAGGCGATCCGATGGACCAGGCGGCGGCTCTTATTCCGCTTGCCCGCGAAATCAAGGAACGCGGTCTCAATCTCGTGATTTTCACGGGATACACGTACGAACAGCTGATGAAGCTTACGCCCGAAAAGCCGGAGCTCTTTGAACTGCTCACGTTCGCGGACATTCTCATCGACGGTCCGTTTGTCATGGCGAAAAAGTCCCTGGATATCAAGTTCAGAGGTTCTTGGAACCAGCGCATTATCGATGTGCAAAAAAGCCTTGTCGAAGGTCATGTGGTCATCCACCAGATTCAACTGGACGAGATGGCGGAACACCCCGACAGGGAATACAATACATAA
- a CDS encoding ATP-binding protein produces MKSSNYKPRIVDNQIENALSTFGAVCIEGPKWCGKTWTSDYHANSKIELGDPSGNFQNRQLAELDPKLILSGDTPRLIDEWQEVPSVWDAVRYEVDHRALKGQFILTGSSTPSRKGVLHSGAGRIAKIRMRPMSLYESGASSGKVSLLDICNGKIEPVMTGDVQLNDLIELVVRGGWPGNLGLSTEQSMAIPKAYLEAIIDDDMDRLDGIKRNKSKMTLLLRSLARNESTTATNKILKNDIKEIDDDDIDSDTIASYLDVLKRLFLVENQPPFCTKIRSKLRVKQAEKRHLADPSLAVALLGATPSKLLNDLNTLGFLFESLCERDLDIYAKSFGGKLYHYQDYANKEIDSVIEMPDGSWNAFEIKLGANQIDEAARNLLDIQNDISNDPAGIPPSNLCVICGMSNAAYKRPDGVFVVPITALKN; encoded by the coding sequence ATGAAATCGTCAAATTACAAGCCAAGAATCGTCGATAACCAAATAGAAAACGCCCTTTCAACCTTCGGAGCCGTATGCATCGAAGGTCCCAAATGGTGCGGCAAAACCTGGACTTCCGATTATCACGCCAACAGCAAAATCGAACTAGGCGACCCAAGTGGCAATTTCCAGAACCGACAACTTGCGGAGCTCGACCCAAAACTGATTTTAAGCGGAGATACACCTCGACTCATCGATGAATGGCAGGAAGTTCCGTCAGTATGGGACGCCGTTCGTTACGAAGTTGATCATCGTGCGCTCAAGGGTCAATTTATCCTGACAGGTTCATCTACACCGTCGCGTAAAGGAGTTCTGCACAGCGGAGCCGGACGAATCGCCAAAATTCGCATGCGGCCAATGTCGCTATACGAATCAGGAGCCTCTAGCGGAAAGGTTTCGTTACTGGACATTTGCAACGGCAAAATCGAACCAGTCATGACGGGAGACGTCCAATTAAACGACTTGATAGAACTCGTGGTTCGCGGTGGATGGCCAGGCAATCTTGGACTTTCTACGGAACAATCCATGGCCATTCCTAAAGCCTATCTTGAAGCCATTATCGACGACGATATGGATCGTCTTGACGGAATCAAACGAAACAAAAGCAAGATGACGTTGTTACTCAGATCTCTTGCCAGAAACGAATCAACCACAGCAACAAACAAAATATTGAAGAACGACATCAAAGAAATCGATGATGACGACATCGACTCGGATACAATAGCAAGCTACCTTGATGTTTTAAAAAGACTCTTTCTTGTCGAGAACCAGCCTCCATTCTGCACAAAAATACGCTCCAAGCTTAGAGTCAAGCAAGCCGAAAAACGACACCTCGCCGACCCTTCACTTGCAGTAGCACTATTGGGAGCGACACCTAGCAAACTTTTAAATGATCTGAACACTCTAGGCTTTCTTTTCGAATCACTTTGCGAACGCGACTTGGATATCTACGCAAAATCCTTCGGAGGAAAACTATACCATTACCAAGACTACGCAAACAAGGAAATAGACTCCGTTATTGAGATGCCCGATGGTAGCTGGAACGCTTTTGAAATAAAGCTCGGAGCAAATCAGATTGATGAAGCAGCACGCAACTTATTAGATATACAGAACGATATTTCCAATGATCCAGCAGGAATTCCCCCATCCAATCTCTGCGTCATTTGCGGAATGAGCAACGCCGCCTACAAGCGTCCTGACGGAGTATTCGTAGTGCCGATTACAGCGTTGAAGAATTAA
- a CDS encoding SIMPL domain-containing protein — MISKLLNIIYLVLLIVCVCVLIRVVKSEPAAVPVAASNGTVAFEVPRIEVSASESKKFAADKFEMGFSLEIRGKDKESVSKRLAERRSVIFENVKSLEIPQSNVEQNSVEIHKEWSYRNSKRELVGYVATQSFVITVNRKIDAAALVQALSSEPDVEIQRTSAQLKDVDAVQSTVIKAAGKKATAKANDYAEGVGAKLGRVLQINGEGGGIIYNQYNRVYRAKGVMLAANAMMDGAAAPDETAIADSVEVSASVRVVYELK, encoded by the coding sequence ATGATCTCGAAATTGCTTAACATCATCTATCTCGTACTGCTAATCGTCTGCGTGTGCGTTCTCATTCGCGTCGTTAAAAGTGAACCGGCGGCTGTTCCTGTAGCAGCATCTAACGGAACTGTTGCATTCGAAGTGCCGCGCATTGAAGTTTCGGCTTCGGAATCCAAGAAGTTTGCCGCCGACAAGTTCGAGATGGGCTTTAGCCTTGAAATCCGCGGCAAGGACAAGGAATCGGTTTCCAAGCGCTTGGCTGAACGCCGTTCCGTGATTTTCGAAAATGTGAAATCGCTTGAAATTCCGCAGTCCAACGTGGAACAGAACAGCGTTGAAATCCACAAGGAATGGTCTTATCGCAATAGCAAGCGCGAACTCGTCGGTTACGTGGCCACGCAGAGCTTTGTGATTACGGTAAATCGTAAGATTGATGCCGCCGCTCTCGTGCAGGCACTTTCTTCGGAACCGGATGTCGAAATCCAGCGCACGTCCGCCCAGCTCAAGGATGTCGATGCGGTGCAGTCTACTGTCATCAAGGCGGCGGGTAAAAAGGCAACGGCCAAGGCTAATGACTATGCCGAAGGCGTTGGCGCCAAGCTCGGTCGCGTTCTTCAAATCAATGGCGAAGGCGGCGGAATCATCTACAACCAGTACAATCGTGTCTACCGTGCCAAGGGCGTCATGCTTGCGGCTAATGCCATGATGGACGGTGCCGCCGCTCCCGACGAAACCGCAATTGCCGACTCCGTCGAGGTAAGCGCTTCTGTCCGCGTCGTTTATGAACTAAAGTAG
- the nrdD gene encoding anaerobic ribonucleoside-triphosphate reductase, with the protein MILQGVQKMSEKEMSQYGEGVGFERIRRITGYLVGTVDRFNNAKRAEVNDRVKHGV; encoded by the coding sequence ATGATTTTACAAGGAGTGCAAAAAATGTCTGAAAAAGAAATGTCTCAGTATGGTGAAGGTGTCGGATTCGAACGCATCCGCCGCATTACAGGTTACCTTGTCGGTACAGTCGACCGCTTCAACAATGCCAAGCGCGCTGAAGTCAACGATCGCGTAAAGCACGGCGTATAA
- a CDS encoding NAD(P)H-dependent oxidoreductase: protein MNNQITILLSHPNISNSMFNKHLVDINRKNPNFVFHHLDKNRVNGYFDLEAEKKLLRESKAIVWQFPIYWYNSPASLRDWQDQVMSPIVYSADNFLKGMPVRVVFTAGAAAEHYTHEGLNRYTAEEMLIPFEMTANAAGMKWFKPLGFYGCSPDMTKAALEKAAKEYEESLLELL, encoded by the coding sequence ATGAACAATCAAATCACAATTCTTCTATCGCATCCGAACATTTCTAACTCCATGTTCAACAAACACTTAGTGGATATCAACAGAAAAAATCCCAATTTTGTGTTTCACCACCTTGACAAAAACCGGGTTAATGGCTACTTCGACCTGGAGGCCGAAAAAAAATTGTTGAGGGAGTCCAAGGCGATTGTTTGGCAGTTCCCTATATATTGGTATAACTCCCCCGCCAGTTTGCGCGACTGGCAAGACCAGGTCATGAGCCCGATTGTCTACAGCGCGGACAACTTCTTGAAGGGAATGCCCGTACGCGTCGTATTTACGGCAGGCGCCGCCGCAGAGCACTACACCCACGAAGGCCTCAACCGCTACACCGCCGAAGAAATGCTCATCCCGTTCGAAATGACCGCAAATGCAGCCGGCATGAAGTGGTTTAAGCCGCTTGGATTCTACGGATGCAGCCCGGATATGACAAAAGCCGCCCTCGAAAAGGCGGCCAAGGAATATGAAGAAAGTCTGTTAGAACTACTTTAG
- a CDS encoding anaerobic ribonucleoside triphosphate reductase, protein MIFTVKKRDGREMPFNIEKIADAVIKAFRASGELDEQIKASQAQMNLLGSDDLLTNVALKVAAEAVGHLEAENKTKPDIEEIQDAVEKALTEGGYADTAKSYILYRAERTRVREVNTRLMQTLHDITFSSAKESDLKRENANIDGDTAMGTMLKYGSESAKHFYTMMMLKPEHSRAHMDGDIHIHDLDFYSLTMTCCQIDLIKLFKNGFNTGHGHLREPKDIRSYAALAAIAIQSNQNDQHGGQSVPNFDYAMANGVRITYRKAYLSNMVKALMLLTGKTEEEIQPVVKKLHGEMAEMGMVATLVPNEKFQTTEAHELSKTYDAETVKNAQKFAEKMAYEETDKATFQAMEAFVHNLNSMHSRAGAQTPFSSINYGMCTEPEARMVMKNLLLTTEEGLGGGETAIFPIQIFRVKDGINLNPGEPNYDLFKLACRVSAKRLFPNFSFQDAPYNLQYYKPGHPETEISYMGCRTRVIGNHYDPSREISYGRGNLSFTSINLPRIAIKMKSVDLFFKELDRMLQLVSDQLMERFAVQSRRKVKNFPFLMGQGVWIDSDKLGWEDTVGEVIKHGTLSIGFIGLAETLVMLTGKHHGESEASQELGLKIIGHMREFCDKESERLGLNFSLLATPAEGLSGRFVRMDKKKFGIIPGVTDRDYYTNSFHVPVYYKISAFKKLSLEAPYHALTNAGHISYIELDGDPTQNLDAFEKIVKHMAKVGIGYGSINHPVDRDPVCGFVGVIGDVCPRCGRSEGHAISCEKLEELRKKFPGMPAFRGIR, encoded by the coding sequence ATGATTTTTACTGTCAAAAAGCGCGACGGCCGCGAGATGCCGTTCAACATCGAGAAGATTGCAGACGCCGTAATCAAGGCTTTTAGAGCCTCTGGCGAATTGGATGAACAGATTAAGGCTTCACAAGCCCAGATGAATTTGCTTGGAAGTGATGACCTTTTGACGAACGTCGCTCTCAAGGTTGCTGCCGAAGCTGTAGGCCATCTCGAAGCCGAAAATAAGACCAAGCCGGACATCGAAGAAATCCAGGATGCTGTTGAAAAGGCTTTGACCGAAGGCGGTTACGCCGATACCGCCAAGAGCTATATCTTGTATCGTGCCGAACGTACTCGCGTACGTGAAGTCAACACCCGCCTCATGCAGACGCTTCATGACATTACGTTCAGCTCTGCCAAGGAATCCGACCTCAAGCGCGAAAACGCCAATATCGATGGCGATACCGCCATGGGCACCATGCTCAAGTACGGTTCTGAATCCGCTAAGCACTTCTACACGATGATGATGCTCAAGCCGGAACACAGCCGCGCCCACATGGATGGTGACATTCACATCCATGACCTCGACTTCTATTCTCTTACGATGACCTGCTGCCAGATTGACCTCATTAAGTTGTTCAAGAACGGCTTCAACACGGGTCACGGTCACTTGCGTGAACCGAAGGATATCCGCAGCTACGCCGCTTTGGCCGCTATCGCCATTCAGAGTAACCAGAACGACCAGCACGGTGGACAGTCCGTGCCGAACTTCGATTACGCCATGGCAAACGGTGTGCGCATCACGTATCGCAAGGCTTACCTTTCGAACATGGTCAAGGCTCTCATGCTCTTGACGGGCAAGACCGAAGAAGAAATCCAGCCGGTGGTGAAAAAGCTCCACGGCGAAATGGCTGAAATGGGCATGGTGGCAACGCTCGTGCCGAATGAAAAGTTCCAGACAACTGAAGCCCACGAACTTTCCAAAACTTATGACGCCGAAACGGTAAAGAACGCCCAGAAGTTTGCCGAAAAGATGGCTTACGAAGAAACCGACAAGGCAACGTTCCAGGCAATGGAAGCTTTTGTCCACAACTTGAACTCCATGCACAGCCGCGCTGGTGCCCAGACACCGTTCTCTAGCATCAACTATGGTATGTGCACGGAACCGGAAGCCCGCATGGTCATGAAGAACTTGCTCCTCACGACCGAAGAAGGCCTCGGCGGTGGTGAAACGGCTATCTTCCCGATCCAGATTTTCCGCGTCAAGGACGGCATCAACCTCAATCCGGGCGAACCGAACTACGACTTGTTCAAGCTCGCCTGCCGCGTGAGTGCCAAGCGCCTGTTCCCGAACTTTAGCTTCCAGGACGCTCCGTATAACCTGCAGTACTACAAGCCGGGTCATCCGGAAACCGAAATTTCGTACATGGGCTGCCGTACCCGCGTGATTGGCAACCATTACGACCCGAGCCGCGAAATCTCTTACGGCCGTGGCAACTTGAGCTTTACCTCGATTAACCTCCCGCGTATTGCTATCAAGATGAAGTCCGTGGACCTGTTCTTCAAGGAACTCGACCGCATGCTTCAGCTCGTGAGCGACCAGCTCATGGAACGCTTTGCTGTGCAGAGCCGCCGCAAGGTCAAGAACTTCCCGTTCCTCATGGGACAGGGCGTGTGGATCGATTCCGACAAGCTCGGCTGGGAAGATACCGTGGGCGAAGTCATCAAGCACGGTACGCTCTCCATTGGCTTTATCGGCCTTGCTGAAACATTGGTGATGCTCACGGGCAAGCACCATGGCGAATCCGAAGCTTCCCAGGAACTCGGCCTCAAGATTATCGGCCACATGCGCGAATTCTGCGACAAGGAATCCGAACGCCTTGGCCTCAACTTCAGCTTGCTTGCAACACCGGCTGAAGGCCTCTCTGGCCGCTTTGTGCGCATGGACAAGAAGAAGTTTGGCATTATCCCGGGCGTTACCGACCGCGATTACTACACCAACTCTTTCCATGTGCCGGTCTACTACAAGATTTCTGCTTTCAAGAAGCTCTCGCTCGAAGCCCCGTACCATGCGCTCACCAACGCAGGCCACATCAGCTACATCGAACTTGATGGCGACCCGACGCAGAACTTGGACGCTTTCGAAAAGATTGTGAAGCACATGGCAAAGGTGGGTATCGGTTATGGTTCTATCAACCATCCGGTGGACCGCGACCCGGTTTGCGGATTTGTGGGTGTGATTGGCGATGTTTGCCCGCGTTGCGGACGTAGCGAAGGCCATGCGATTTCGTGCGAAAAGCTCGAAGAACTTAGAAAGAAATTCCCAGGAATGCCCGCATTCAGAGGGATTAGATGA
- a CDS encoding sodium:solute symporter: MFTALDWIVLFAYLLLSLAIGLWVSRGNKNLKEYMFGGGSMPWVAVGISLIATSVSATTFLGAPADVFGDDMTFLMFQIGALLSIFVVGFVFIPRFRTSGISSAYELFEVRFGSRAVRRLAAVFYCLHLLLRTGILLYAPSLVLAQILHIDLKLAIIVSAAIAIFYTWFGGIKAVIWTDVMQFCVFFGGGVLVLLIIASQVGGFGEMATLASEAGKTRWWNPSMDISDARTLISAGFAYAILEIAIRGCDQQFVQRYLSCKDVKAANRSSVLSMVLGCAVSILFYWVGAALFVFYKKAQVATLPENLGQNDVFPYFIVNALPSGVTGLIVAAICAAAMSSLSSAINSLSNTSERDFLGWGESTGMGGLKRAKIWTVVWGVLGVFFALFAATQQGSLLKNAIFFTGLFTGPLLGMFLLAFFADKVFGTAEKALRAWVVIVAVLCGMASLVLFQGIPAFGVKAVFGGIFSWPWLPFISMTTTIVVALVVNFVANLVCAKRV, from the coding sequence ATGTTTACAGCACTCGATTGGATTGTCTTATTTGCCTACTTGCTCCTCTCACTTGCAATTGGCTTGTGGGTTTCTCGCGGCAACAAGAACCTCAAGGAATACATGTTTGGTGGCGGCTCGATGCCGTGGGTGGCTGTGGGCATTAGCCTTATTGCAACTTCCGTGAGTGCAACGACTTTCCTTGGCGCGCCTGCCGATGTTTTCGGCGACGACATGACGTTTTTGATGTTCCAGATCGGTGCGTTATTGAGCATTTTTGTGGTGGGCTTTGTTTTTATCCCGCGTTTCCGCACGTCTGGCATTTCGAGCGCTTATGAACTTTTTGAAGTGCGCTTTGGGAGCCGTGCGGTGCGCCGTTTGGCTGCTGTCTTTTACTGTTTGCATTTGCTCCTCCGCACGGGTATTTTGCTTTACGCGCCCTCGCTGGTGCTTGCGCAGATTTTGCACATCGACTTGAAACTGGCGATTATCGTCTCGGCGGCGATTGCGATTTTCTACACGTGGTTTGGTGGCATTAAGGCGGTCATTTGGACCGACGTGATGCAGTTCTGCGTGTTCTTTGGCGGTGGCGTGCTTGTGCTCTTGATTATCGCAAGTCAGGTGGGCGGCTTTGGCGAAATGGCAACACTCGCCAGTGAAGCGGGCAAGACGCGCTGGTGGAATCCGTCGATGGATATTTCCGATGCGCGCACGCTTATCTCGGCGGGCTTTGCGTATGCGATTCTTGAAATTGCCATTCGCGGTTGCGATCAGCAGTTTGTACAGCGCTACCTCAGCTGCAAGGATGTGAAGGCGGCGAACCGTTCGAGTGTGCTTTCGATGGTGCTTGGCTGCGCCGTTTCGATTCTCTTTTACTGGGTGGGTGCTGCTCTCTTTGTCTTTTACAAAAAGGCTCAAGTCGCTACGCTTCCGGAAAACCTTGGGCAAAATGACGTGTTCCCGTACTTTATCGTGAATGCGCTGCCGTCTGGTGTGACTGGCTTGATTGTCGCTGCCATTTGTGCGGCGGCGATGAGTAGCCTTTCTAGCGCTATCAATTCCCTCAGCAATACATCCGAACGCGACTTCCTCGGTTGGGGCGAATCGACGGGGATGGGCGGACTCAAACGTGCTAAAATCTGGACGGTTGTCTGGGGCGTGCTCGGTGTGTTCTTTGCTCTCTTTGCTGCAACGCAGCAGGGGAGCCTCCTCAAAAACGCCATCTTCTTTACAGGGCTTTTCACAGGACCGCTTCTTGGCATGTTCCTCTTGGCATTCTTTGCTGACAAGGTCTTTGGAACCGCAGAAAAAGCGTTACGCGCTTGGGTTGTGATTGTCGCTGTGCTTTGCGGTATGGCTAGCCTCGTCTTGTTCCAGGGAATCCCAGCGTTTGGCGTGAAAGCTGTCTTCGGCGGCATCTTTAGCTGGCCGTGGTTGCCCTTCATCAGCATGACTACCACTATCGTCGTGGCACTTGTCGTGAACTTTGTCGCAAATCTTGTTTGCGCAAAACGCGTATAA
- a CDS encoding SIMPL domain-containing protein (The SIMPL domain is named for its presence in mouse protein SIMPL (signalling molecule that associates with mouse pelle-like kinase). Bacterial member BP26, from Brucella, was shown to assemble into a channel-like structure, while YggE from E. coli has been associated with resistance to oxidative stress.), which produces MQNKVSYIVIIVLAFVCLILSMKLGQQSDVAETRKNSAVSVSSEFAEGNKSSVPKVAVFARESKKFAADEYVLSVELSMVGTDKKILYRKMGEKRNRLFEILKSVGISESNVEQSSIELSKEWDYDYQYANPGKRSFLGFSSSQKFKVHVGTKQLKKDFIQLLSAEPDFEIKRSEPQLKDMAALQAKVVKNVCDKALAKAENYAQGAGSKLGKILMANGNVDQDRYWWFEKADSVEIEARLSLEMELLSNEKAESSNEPVVLFVHNNEERKYAADEFETNFTLEIVGTNKKSLYELMEKRRVSILERLDSLDIPRTDVDDFDIKLQKNRTRPMAKVRSLGEFGGYSASKCFKVYVKSMDVASALVNVLAQERDVEFSGVTPKLKNRDSLTAKIEILTSQKAMEKAEAFAAGLGMKVGKIIDVDDGMVSREYWNEYRGKLAPKSYGGGIVLGNDMPPPSRAIADSVTVGARINYVVELQ; this is translated from the coding sequence ATGCAAAACAAGGTTTCGTACATCGTCATCATTGTGCTTGCATTTGTATGCCTGATTCTTTCGATGAAACTCGGGCAGCAAAGCGATGTGGCGGAAACGCGAAAAAATTCGGCGGTATCGGTGTCTTCGGAGTTTGCCGAAGGAAATAAATCTTCGGTGCCGAAGGTCGCGGTTTTTGCTAGGGAGTCTAAAAAGTTTGCTGCTGACGAGTATGTTCTGTCGGTTGAACTTTCCATGGTTGGTACCGATAAAAAAATTCTTTATCGTAAGATGGGTGAAAAACGAAATCGCTTGTTTGAAATTCTGAAGTCTGTTGGCATTTCTGAATCGAATGTGGAACAATCTAGTATTGAGCTCTCCAAGGAATGGGATTATGATTATCAGTATGCAAATCCGGGGAAGCGTTCGTTTCTTGGTTTTAGTTCAAGTCAAAAATTTAAGGTTCACGTAGGGACAAAGCAGTTGAAAAAAGATTTTATACAGCTTCTTTCGGCAGAGCCTGATTTTGAAATCAAAAGATCGGAACCTCAGTTAAAGGATATGGCCGCTTTGCAGGCTAAAGTCGTCAAGAACGTGTGTGACAAAGCGCTTGCGAAGGCTGAAAATTATGCACAAGGTGCTGGCAGCAAACTAGGAAAAATCTTGATGGCGAATGGAAATGTGGACCAGGATCGTTATTGGTGGTTCGAAAAAGCTGATTCCGTAGAGATTGAAGCTAGGTTGAGTCTTGAAATGGAGTTGCTTTCCAATGAAAAGGCCGAATCTTCTAATGAACCTGTAGTGCTTTTCGTTCACAATAATGAAGAACGCAAGTACGCCGCTGATGAATTTGAAACAAATTTTACTCTTGAAATAGTTGGTACAAATAAAAAAAGTTTGTATGAGTTGATGGAAAAACGTAGAGTCTCTATTCTTGAACGTTTGGATTCCTTAGATATTCCGCGAACCGACGTTGATGATTTTGATATAAAACTCCAAAAGAATAGAACAAGACCGATGGCAAAAGTACGTTCATTGGGCGAATTTGGTGGGTACTCGGCTTCCAAATGCTTTAAGGTTTATGTAAAATCTATGGACGTTGCTAGTGCGCTAGTGAATGTGCTTGCTCAGGAACGAGATGTCGAGTTCTCTGGTGTTACGCCGAAACTCAAAAATAGGGATTCGTTGACTGCGAAAATTGAAATTTTGACAAGCCAAAAGGCGATGGAAAAAGCGGAAGCTTTTGCTGCTGGGCTTGGCATGAAAGTTGGCAAGATCATTGATGTTGATGATGGAATGGTATCACGGGAATATTGGAATGAATATCGGGGAAAGTTAGCTCCAAAGTCTTATGGCGGGGGCATTGTGCTTGGTAACGACATGCCTCCTCCATCTAGAGCAATCGCAGATTCCGTCACGGTCGGTGCTAGGATTAATTACGTCGTCGAACTCCAGTAA
- a CDS encoding GDSL-type esterase/lipase family protein, with product MNMFGKIVLAAAAVSSAMVASAFAAGKVACVGNSITYGYGIESWPDQTSYPHHLQGMLRGDVPSDTVENFGVSGLTVRKDDQASYWKGYRFAPAIEFAADTVIIELGTNDSKSYTTWNTPAQDAAVDSAITADFEALIDTFQVKSKPHIFICLAPYVNNVEWNILDTAVVNRVNPAILRAGLEKGVNVIDLHSRFSALEHPSWYLEDMVHPSVEGAKHLAEIVYAHLQMDTLQVTQEGSLLKAPKGFGYQWYKDGKLLDGETRETLEVSEVGEYKVSVKVDENTLSRIVTAPLKVEKTTALKPGARVAHDNSAGVANMAKSARRFDAQGRALKARGPSHQKIYIKR from the coding sequence ATGAATATGTTTGGGAAGATAGTTTTGGCTGCGGCAGCTGTGTCGTCAGCTATGGTGGCATCGGCGTTTGCGGCGGGTAAGGTCGCTTGCGTTGGCAATAGTATCACGTATGGTTACGGGATTGAGTCTTGGCCTGACCAAACGAGCTACCCGCATCATTTGCAGGGGATGCTGCGCGGCGATGTGCCGAGCGATACGGTCGAGAATTTTGGCGTGAGCGGACTTACGGTCCGCAAGGACGATCAGGCTTCGTATTGGAAGGGTTACCGCTTTGCGCCGGCGATAGAATTCGCTGCAGATACGGTTATCATCGAGCTGGGAACGAACGATTCGAAATCGTACACGACTTGGAATACTCCGGCGCAGGATGCTGCGGTGGACTCTGCGATTACGGCGGATTTTGAGGCGTTGATTGACACGTTCCAGGTGAAGTCGAAACCGCATATTTTTATTTGCTTGGCACCTTATGTGAACAACGTAGAATGGAATATTCTTGATACGGCGGTCGTGAATCGCGTGAACCCTGCGATTTTGCGTGCTGGGCTCGAAAAGGGCGTGAACGTGATTGACTTGCATTCTCGTTTTAGCGCCCTTGAACATCCGAGTTGGTATTTGGAAGATATGGTGCATCCGTCTGTCGAGGGCGCAAAGCATTTGGCAGAAATTGTGTATGCCCATTTGCAGATGGATACATTGCAGGTAACGCAGGAAGGCTCGTTGCTCAAGGCTCCGAAGGGCTTTGGTTATCAGTGGTACAAGGACGGAAAACTGCTTGATGGCGAAACTCGTGAAACGCTTGAGGTTTCGGAAGTGGGCGAGTACAAGGTTTCTGTGAAAGTGGATGAGAATACGCTTTCGCGAATTGTGACTGCTCCGTTGAAAGTCGAAAAGACGACCGCCTTGAAGCCGGGGGCTCGTGTCGCTCACGATAATTCAGCGGGAGTCGCGAACATGGCTAAATCGGCGCGACGTTTTGACGCTCAAGGCCGCGCTCTGAAAGCTCGCGGACCATCGCACCAGAAAATCTATATCAAACGCTAA